In one Solanum dulcamara chromosome 1, daSolDulc1.2, whole genome shotgun sequence genomic region, the following are encoded:
- the LOC129882419 gene encoding exocyst complex component EXO70I — MTQMEKGIENLMSARKCLRANFEKSKALGLSIKKAGPRFDEIIQRLPCLEAAIRPIRAQKDALGAVGGHINRAVVPATAVLKVFDAIHGLEKSLSDPQSDLPGYLGVLKRLEEALRFLGENCEMAIQWLADIVEYLEDHAVADDRFTSSMKEALTSLRELHSGEEKGRLDGGLLEVALDRLESEFRRLLVENTIPLPMSDPALPGEQACIAPSPLPVTVIQKLQAIIGRLIANDRLDKCISIYVEVRSSNVRTSLQALNLDYLEISVSEFNDVQSIEGHIAQWGKHLEFAVKHLFEAEYKLCNDVFERIGLDVWMSCFAKIAAQAGILAFLQFGKTVTESKKDPIKLLKLLDIFASLNKLRLDFNRLFGGAACVEIQNLTRDLIKSVIEGASEIFWELLVQVELQRQTPPPPDGSVPKLIIFITDYCNKLLGDDYKSILTQVLIIERSWKQEKFQERLLINELLNIMRAVDVNLETWSKAYHDVILSYVFLMNNHWHLYKHLKGTKLGGLLGDSRLREHEQYKEYYSAFFLKESWGKLPALLSREGLILFSGGRATARDLVKKRLKAFNEAFDEMYKKQSNWVMLDKDLRDKTCQLIIQAIVPVYRSYMQNYGPLVEQEGSGKYVKYTAQSLEKMLNGLFHPKPVKHGSFKVRHPSGKFSNVITDQNQTSPTVK, encoded by the coding sequence ATGACCCAGATGGAGAAAGGGATTGAAAATTTGATGTCTGCAAGAAAATGTTTGAGGGCAAATTTTGAAAAGTCAAAAGCTTTAGGTTTATCTATTAAAAAAGCTGGGCCTAGATTTGATGAGATTATTCAGAGATTGCCATGTTTGGAAGCAGCAATTAGGCCAATTAGGGCGCAGAAAGATGCTCTTGGTGCTGTTGGAGGACATATTAACCGTGCTGTTGTCCCTGCGACGGCGGTTTTAAAAGTGTTTGATGCAATTCATGGACTCGAGAAGTCGTTGTCCGACCCTCAATCGGATCTCCCGGGGTACCTTGGTGTGCTCAAGAGGCTTGAAGAGGCATTAAGATTTTTAGGGGAGAATTGTGAGATGGCAATTCAGTGGTTGGCAGATATTGTGGAGTACCTAGAGGACCATGCGGTTGCTGATGACAGGTTTACTTCAAGTATGAAGGAGGCATTGACTTCTCTAAGGGAATTGCACAGTGGGGAGGAAAAGGGTCGGCTTGATGGAGGGCTTCTTGAGGTTGCGTTGGACAGATTGGAAAGTGAATTTCGACGGCTCTTGGTTGAAAATACTATTCCGCTGCCAATGTCTGATCCAGCCTTGCCAGGTGAACAAGCCTGCATTGCGCCCTCCCCTTTGCCAGTGACTGTTATCCAGAAGCTACAGGCTATAATTGGAAGATTGATTGCTAATGACAGGCTTGATAAGTGCATATCTATTTATGTTGAGGTGAGGAGTTCTAATGTCCGGACAAGTTTGCAGGCACTTAATTTGGATTATTTAGAAATTTCAGTCTCCGAGTTCAATGATGTGCAGAGCATAGAGGGTCACATTGCTCAGTGGGGTAAGCATTTAGAATTTGCTGTAAAACATCTTTTTGAAGCTGAATATAAACTTTGTAATGATGTTTTTGAGAGAATAGGGTTGGATGTGTGGATGAGCTGTTTCGCTAAGATAGCTGCCCAAGCAGGCATTCTTGCGTTCCTTCAATTTGGAAAAACGGTTACAGAGAGTAAGAAGGATCCTATTAAGCTGTTGAAGTTGTTGGACATATTTGCGTCATTAAACAAGTTAAGATTGGATTTCAATCGGCTCTTTGGTGGAGCTGCGTGTGTGGAAATACAAAATTTGACTAGGGATTTAATCAAGAGTGTGATTGAAGGTGCTAGTGAGATCTTTTGGGAACTTCTGGTTCAAGTTGAGTTGCAAAGGCAAACGCCACCTCCTCCCGATGGAAGTGTTCCGAaacttattattttcattaccgACTATTGCAATAAGCTGCTTGGGGATGACTATAAATCTATCCTCACCCAAGTTCTGATTATTGAAAGAAGTTGGAAGCAGGAAAAATTTCAAGAGCGCCTCCTCATTAATGAGCTACTGAATATAATGAGAGCTGTTGACGTGAATTTAGAGACATGGTCTAAGGCCTATCATGATGTTATTTTGTCATACGTGTTCTTGATGAATAATCATTGGCATCTATATAAGCATTTGAAAGGAACTAAACTTGGAGGTCTGCTGGGAGATTCTCGGTTAAGAGAGCATGAACAGTACAAGGAGTACTATTCTGCCTTTTTCTTGAAAGAGAGCTGGGGAAAACTTCCTGCTTTATTAAGCAGGGAAGGTCTTATTTTGTTTTCTGGTGGGCGCGCTACTGCTCGTGATCTTGTCAAGAAACGATTAAAAGCTTTTAATGAAGCGTTTGATGAAATGTATAAGAAGCAGTCTAATTGGGTAATGCTGGACAAAGACCTACGGGATAAGACATGCCAGTTAATCATTCAAGCAATTGTGCCTGTTTACCGGAGTTACATGCAGAACTATGGGCCGTTGGTTGAACAAGAAGGAAGTGGCAAATATGTGAAATATACGGCTCAGTCTTTGGAAAAAATGCTGAACGGTCTGTTTCATCCAAAACCTGTGAAACATGGTAGTTTTAAAGTCCGACATCCTAGTGGAAAATTCAGCAATGTTATTACAGATCAGAATCAAACTTCTCCTACCGTTAAGTAA
- the LOC129882411 gene encoding probable WRKY transcription factor 11, translating into MAVVSKLTENFALQEAASAGLKSMEHLIRLVSHEPVHVDCREIADFTVSKFKKVMSMMDRTGHARFRRGRVQVPVHPDSFTSLSLAPSLNFAPAKETLTPAPAPPQTTLTLDFTKPNVDCPIGNSNAVTAVATAVKSKEVFSLSTLMKTPTPTNSSSFISSITGEGSVSNGKQGSSSMLLLPAQAGKLPITGKRCREHEPSENISGSKSTGSGKCHCKKRKFRPKKVIRIPAISSRIADIPADEFSWRKYGQKPIKGSAYPRGYYKCSSLRGCPARKHVERAMDDPTMLIVTYEGEHCHTQVAMQENNSQMVDKKKE; encoded by the exons ATGGCTGTCGTTTCGAAATTGACTGAAAATTTTGCTCTACAAGAAGCTGCTTCGGCCGGTTTGAAATCCATGGAGCATTTAATCCGGTTGGTTTCTCATGAACCGGTTCATGTAGATTGCCGTGAGATAGCTGATTTTACAGTTTCGAAGTTTAAGAAGGTTATGTCTATGATGGACCGGACCGGTCATGCCCGGTTCCGTCGTGGTAGGGTTCAGGTTCCGGTTCATCCTGATTCGTTTACTTCGTTGTCTCTTGCTCCTTCGTTGAACTTTGCTCCGGCGAAGGAGACACTGACACCTGCACCGGCGCCGCCACAGACGACGTTGACGCTTGACTTTACGAAGCCGAATGTTGACTGTCCGATCGGGAATTCTAATGCTGTTACTGCTGTTGCTACTGCTGTGAAATCTAAGGAGGTTTTCAGTTTATCAACGCTGATGAAAACTCCGACGCCGACGAACTCGTCGTCGTTTATTTCGTCGATTACCGGCGAAGGAAGTGTATCGAATGGCAAGCAAGGTTCTTCTTCTATGTTGTTGCTTCCTGCACAAGCTGGGAAACTTCCTATCACTGGAAAACGATGCCGTGAGCATGAACCATCTGAAAATATCTCCGGTAGCAAATCCACCGGCTCCGGCAAGTGTCACTGCAAAAAGAG GAAATTCCGTCCTAAGAAAGTGATAAGAATCCCGGCGATAAGTTCAAGGATTGCCGATATACCGGCAGATGAGTTTTCATGGAGGAAGTACGGGCAGAAGCCGATCAAGGGTTCAGCATACCCAAG GGGTTATTATAAGTGTAGTAGCTTACGTGGATGTCCAGCAAGGAAACATGTAGAGAGGGCAATGGATGATCCAACGATGCTGATTGTGACTTATGAAGGGGAACATTGTCATACACAAGTTGCGATGCAGGAGAACAATTCTCAAATGGTAGACAAGAAGAAGGAATGA